CCGGTCCCTTTGAAAGCCCTGATGGAGCCATCGGCTTCCCACTTCACAATATCGACCGGAAACTGCTCGTTCGTTCCAAACAGGTAGCGTGGCTTAATGGGAGCGGGCAGTTCTTTCCATTTGACAGGAGTTTCAATGGCGATGGCGTCGTTATAGACAGGATAGTTATTTTGCTTCGCCGCAATGGAACCTTCCTCTCCAGTGGTCGGTTCTTGTTCTTGAATATCAATGTTGACTGCCGTTGGAGCCCAGGGCAATTTTCCCTCGGCCACGCTCTTTGTTCGGTCATCCCATTCCAAGAGATAGGCAATGGACTTGTCGTTGTACAGAGACCGAACCCATATGTCATCAATTCGATTGACAAAATTTCTTGGCTTGTGGGTGATTTGCCCGCCCATCGCGACGTAGCGTCGCGGAGCATTCTTCCACGCTTCGTTCTCAATATCAGCCGGAATTTCCCCTTCCACCATGTTTGAAGGGATCACAAAATTGATCTTGGGTTTATCGGTCAAAGGATCGATGGAAAGGGGTTTCCCCTCCTCATCACGCTCACATAAGGAATTCACAAAATTAGCAATGTCCCACCGCTCATCTATCGTCGTATTGTCCGCAAAGGACGGCATGGGGGTTCCATTGATCCCTGTCGAGAAGGTCCTGAAAATATTGACCACGCTGTAAGGGTCCTGCCGGCTTCCTCTAAAGTTCCAACATTTATGCCAATTGGCCGGCTGAATAGAAAATCCCCAATCGTCTTTCAAATTGAACGCATTTCCATCGCCACGACCTTCAAGGCCATGGCATTCGATACACTTCTTCTCAACGATCAGTTCGGATCCTCTTTTGATGCTTTCTTCCGTCGCTGATTTCGGTTTCAGCTCCGCCATATTGAGAATGGTTTGGGTCTCCGACTGCTTGTCCGTAAAGCTCCTATCTTTCACAAGCTGAGTTGTCACAAAGGCCAGCACTTGAAGTCGCTGTTCCTCAGTCAAAATACCTTCCCACGGCGGCATAGCGGATCCCGGCAATCCATGCGTCACTGTATCAAAGAGATCGTTCTGACCACGAACAGGCTTTTTGGCGTCGAAGAGGGGAAGTTCTCCGCTAGCCGTATGGCGAATTTTAAACGTCCCCTGATTAAAATTACGTGGGC
This sequence is a window from Candidatus Nitrospira inopinata. Protein-coding genes within it:
- a CDS encoding c-type cytochrome; amino-acid sequence: MQNSGTQKAGLALSIAFGAVFITVGMEIPAFAQGGIPEGFKKGELAAPPSAEMIEAGKRVYFTKCVWCHGVDGAGDGPGADRLWPRPRNFNQGTFKIRHTASGELPLFDAKKPVRGQNDLFDTVTHGLPGSAMPPWEGILTEEQRLQVLAFVTTQLVKDRSFTDKQSETQTILNMAELKPKSATEESIKRGSELIVEKKCIECHGLEGRGDGNAFNLKDDWGFSIQPANWHKCWNFRGSRQDPYSVVNIFRTFSTGINGTPMPSFADNTTIDERWDIANFVNSLCERDEEGKPLSIDPLTDKPKINFVIPSNMVEGEIPADIENEAWKNAPRRYVAMGGQITHKPRNFVNRIDDIWVRSLYNDKSIAYLLEWDDRTKSVAEGKLPWAPTAVNIDIQEQEPTTGEEGSIAAKQNNYPVYNDAIAIETPVKWKELPAPIKPRYLFGTNEQFPVDIVKWEADGSIRAFKGTGWDKDFEERDNYEEHLKVLKSEWKNGRWYVMIERPLGNKKDQDYDEDTFFEVGQYIPTVFFAWDGHNGDAGRKMAVSAFYYTFMNPPIPQETYIYPVVIAVGVVFLEGWVLTRRANKKKGKTL